One stretch of Zingiber officinale cultivar Zhangliang chromosome 6B, Zo_v1.1, whole genome shotgun sequence DNA includes these proteins:
- the LOC121988819 gene encoding probable serine incorporator isoform X2, which produces MTNLVMDDCPQSNGSSNHKSKERFAQFIDNSCCTRYCLGPNPSLARFIYALIFLVTCLLAWSIRDYGHNALSELERLKVCHGARACLGAEGVLRISFGCFLFFFLMFLSTVGTKKLEDTRNNWHSEWWPVKIVLWIGFMVIPFFIPSAFVQLYGKIAHFGAGAFLLIQLISVISFINWLNDRCRSEKYFERCQYQIMALSVTTYLASIIGITMMYIWYVPNVSCKFNILFITSTLVLLQLMTLASIPSKVRGGFLAPGLMGLYIVYLCWSAIRSEPQTEICNKKAEAATSADWLTIVSFVIAVLAIVIATFSTGIDSKCLQFKKTEAESEDEVPYGYGFFHFVFAMGAMYFAMLFVGWNSKNTMPKWTIDVGWTSTWVRIVNEWVATLVYFWMLIAPLFWKSKTEADPV; this is translated from the exons ATGACGAATCTGGTAATGGATGACTGCCCTCAGAGCAATGGCAGTAGCAACCATAAAAGCAAGGAGAGATTTGCCCAGTTCATTGACAATTCATGTTGCACTCGCTATTGCCTTGGTCCAAATCCTTCCTTGGCTCGCTTCATCTACGCCCTCATCTTCCTGGTCACCTGTCTCCTCGCTTGGAGCATAAGAGACTATGGTCACAACGCCCTCTCGGAGCTTGAGC GGCTCAAAGTTTGTCATGGTGCCCGCGCCTGCTTGGGAGCAGAAGGTGTTCTCCGCATTAGCTTTGGATGCTTT TTGTTTTTCTTTCTGATGTTTCTATCAACTGTCGGGACAAAAAAATTGGAAGATACTCGGAATAATTGGCACTCTGAGTGGTGGCCAGTGAAGATCGTCCTTTGGATTGGCTTCATGGTGATTCCTTTCTTCATCCCCTCTGCTTTTGTCCAACTCTATG GGAAGATTGCACACTTTGGTGCTGG TGCCTTCCTCTTGATTCAGCTAATCAGTGTAATCAGTTTCATAAATTGGCTGAATGACCGCTGCCGATCAGAGAAATATTTTGAACGATG TCAATACCAAATAATGGCACTCTCAGTGACAACATATCTTGCATCTATCATTGGTATTACCATGATGTACATATGGTATGTGCCCAACGTATCTTGCAAATTTAACATCCTCTTCATCACCTCGACTCTTGTGCTTCTGCAACTCATGACCCTCGCATCGATCCCCTCGAAG GTCAGGGGAGGATTCTTGGCTCCGGGACTGATGGGATTGTACATTGTGTATCTTTGCTGGAGTGCAATTAGGAG TGAGCCACAAACAGAAATTTGCAATAAGAAGGCAGAAGCTGCAACAAGTGCAGACTGGCTTACTATTGTG AGCTTTGTAATTGCTGTCCTTGCCATAGTCATTGCAACATTTTCAACAGGCATAGACTCCAAGTGTTTGCAG TTCAAGAAAACTGAAGCAGAGTCTGAGGATGAGGTTCCCTATGGATATGGCTTCTTTCATTTTGTCTTTGCCATGGGAGCCATGTACTTCGCCATGCTATTTGTTGGCTGGAATTCAAAGAACACTATGCCAAA GTGGACAATAGATGTTGGTTGGACTAGCACATGGGTTAGAATTGTGAATGAATGGGTGGCAACCCTTGTGTACT TTTGGATGCTAATTGCACCACTTTTTTGGAAGAGCAAAACAGAAGCAGATCCAGTGTAG
- the LOC121988819 gene encoding probable serine incorporator isoform X1 → MTNLVMDDCPQSNGSSNHKSKERFAQFIDNSCCTRYCLGPNPSLARFIYALIFLVTCLLAWSIRDYGHNALSELERLKVCHGARACLGAEGVLRISFGCFLFFFLMFLSTVGTKKLEDTRNNWHSEWWPVKIVLWIGFMVIPFFIPSAFVQLYGKIAHFGAGAFLLIQLISVISFINWLNDRCRSEKYFERCQYQIMALSVTTYLASIIGITMMYIWYVPNVSCKFNILFITSTLVLLQLMTLASIPSKVRGGFLAPGLMGLYIVYLCWSAIRSEPQTEICNKKAEAATSADWLTIVSFVIAVLAIVIATFSTGIDSKCLQVQLTYVFKKTEAESEDEVPYGYGFFHFVFAMGAMYFAMLFVGWNSKNTMPKWTIDVGWTSTWVRIVNEWVATLVYFWMLIAPLFWKSKTEADPV, encoded by the exons ATGACGAATCTGGTAATGGATGACTGCCCTCAGAGCAATGGCAGTAGCAACCATAAAAGCAAGGAGAGATTTGCCCAGTTCATTGACAATTCATGTTGCACTCGCTATTGCCTTGGTCCAAATCCTTCCTTGGCTCGCTTCATCTACGCCCTCATCTTCCTGGTCACCTGTCTCCTCGCTTGGAGCATAAGAGACTATGGTCACAACGCCCTCTCGGAGCTTGAGC GGCTCAAAGTTTGTCATGGTGCCCGCGCCTGCTTGGGAGCAGAAGGTGTTCTCCGCATTAGCTTTGGATGCTTT TTGTTTTTCTTTCTGATGTTTCTATCAACTGTCGGGACAAAAAAATTGGAAGATACTCGGAATAATTGGCACTCTGAGTGGTGGCCAGTGAAGATCGTCCTTTGGATTGGCTTCATGGTGATTCCTTTCTTCATCCCCTCTGCTTTTGTCCAACTCTATG GGAAGATTGCACACTTTGGTGCTGG TGCCTTCCTCTTGATTCAGCTAATCAGTGTAATCAGTTTCATAAATTGGCTGAATGACCGCTGCCGATCAGAGAAATATTTTGAACGATG TCAATACCAAATAATGGCACTCTCAGTGACAACATATCTTGCATCTATCATTGGTATTACCATGATGTACATATGGTATGTGCCCAACGTATCTTGCAAATTTAACATCCTCTTCATCACCTCGACTCTTGTGCTTCTGCAACTCATGACCCTCGCATCGATCCCCTCGAAG GTCAGGGGAGGATTCTTGGCTCCGGGACTGATGGGATTGTACATTGTGTATCTTTGCTGGAGTGCAATTAGGAG TGAGCCACAAACAGAAATTTGCAATAAGAAGGCAGAAGCTGCAACAAGTGCAGACTGGCTTACTATTGTG AGCTTTGTAATTGCTGTCCTTGCCATAGTCATTGCAACATTTTCAACAGGCATAGACTCCAAGTGTTTGCAGGTCCAACTCACTTACGTG TTCAAGAAAACTGAAGCAGAGTCTGAGGATGAGGTTCCCTATGGATATGGCTTCTTTCATTTTGTCTTTGCCATGGGAGCCATGTACTTCGCCATGCTATTTGTTGGCTGGAATTCAAAGAACACTATGCCAAA GTGGACAATAGATGTTGGTTGGACTAGCACATGGGTTAGAATTGTGAATGAATGGGTGGCAACCCTTGTGTACT TTTGGATGCTAATTGCACCACTTTTTTGGAAGAGCAAAACAGAAGCAGATCCAGTGTAG
- the LOC121988820 gene encoding pescadillo homolog, translating into MVGGGSRRDDGPLKINSTNVFAALETLKKKKKSDKESKSKGASKSQGKEQEKQVFWAPAPLTSKSWADVGDDDDDDYYATTAPPQAVWGVSEQQHNKKVEATIEEESESEDDGLDMGDDDDVEEPENEPEAVGKEPTIEKPAPVSVPPKDVERQLSKKELKKKEMAELDALLHEMGIANKDSNAAQNETADKTQLEQSSEGEKKESAGAPSENRISKKKKSKKEKSSKEQEEQDQNQEKGNIEAEEADASAVDVKERIKKVASMRKKKSSKEMDAAAKAAAIEAAARSAKLAAAKKKEKNHYNQQPVR; encoded by the exons ATGGTCGGAGGCGGAAGCAGGAGGGACGATGGGCCGCTGAAGATCAATAGCACCAACGTATTCGCGGCTCTCGAgactctcaagaagaagaagaagtcggaCAAGGAGTCGAAGAGCAAGGGGGCGTCCAAGAGCCAAGGGAAGGAGCAGGAGAAGCAAGTGTTTTGGGCCCCGGCGCCTCTGACGTCCAAGTCCTGGGCTGATGTtggagacgacgacgacgacgattaCTATGCTACCACGGCGCCGCCCCAGGCTGTTTGGGGAGTATCGGAGCAGCAACACAATAAGAAGGTTGAGGCGACCATAGAGGAG GAAAGTGAAAGTGAGGATGATGGTCTTGACATGGGTGATGATGACGACGTTGAGGAACCTGAAAATGAACCAGAGGCTGTTGGGAAAGAACCAACCATTGAGAAACCTGCTCCTGTTTCAGTACCACCCAAAGATGTTGAAAGGCAACTGTCAAAGAAGGAgcttaagaaaaaggaaatggcAGAGCTGGATGCACTTCTACATGAAATGGGCATtgcaaataaagatagtaatgCTGCACAAAATGAGACCGCTG ACAAGACGCAACTGGAGCAAAGTAGTgaaggggagaagaaagaaagtgcTGGTGCTCCTTCAGAGAACAGAATctcaaagaagaagaaatccaagaaagaaaaatCATCCAAGGAACAGGAGGAGCAAGATCAGAACCAGGAGAAAGGAAACATTGAAGCTGAAGAGGCAGATGCATCTGCAGTTGACGTAAAGGAAAGGATAAAGAAGGTGGCCTCCATGAGGAAGAAGAAATCAAGCAAAGAGATGGATGCCGCCGCGAAAGCTGCAGCCATAGAGGCTGCTGCAAGAAGTGCTAAACTTGCTGCtgctaaaaagaaagagaagaaccACTACAATCAACAGCCAGTGCGGTAA